In the genome of Brachypodium distachyon strain Bd21 chromosome 3, Brachypodium_distachyon_v3.0, whole genome shotgun sequence, the window CAATCGCCGTCTTCTCCGCCGTCCAGGCCACCGTACGTGTGTTACCTTCCTTAAATTCTCCATGCTTAATTACAGACAACTGAGCAAGCTTGACCTGACTAGCTTCCATGGCGATGTATAGGGCGTGATGGTGCTGACGATTTCGACGGTGGCGCCGGGGCTGAGGCCGGCGGCGTGCGGGGACGCGACGGGGCAGAGCAGCGAGTGCGTGCCGGCGAACGGGACGCAGCTGGGCGTGCTGTACCTGGGCCTCTACATGACGGCGCTGGGCACCGGCGGGCTCAAGTCGAGCGTGTCGGGGTTCGGGTCAGACCAGTTCGACGAGTCCGACGACGTTGAGCGCAAGAAGATGATGCGTTTCTTCAACTGGTTCTACTTCTTCGTCAGCATCGGCGCGCTGCTCGCCGTCACCGTGCTCGTCTACGTGCAGGACAACGTGGGCCGCCGCTGGGGTTACGGCATCTGCGCCGTCGGCATCCTCGCCGGGCTAGGCGTGTTCTTGTCAGGCACCAGGAGGTACCGGTTCAAGAAGCTCGTCGGCAGCCCGCTGACGCAGGTGGCTGCCGTGACGGCCGCGGCCTGGTGGAAGCGCACCCTGCCGCTGCCTTCTGACCCTGGCATGCTGTATGACGTCGATGATgcggctgctgccggcgaGGACCTCAAGGGCAAGCAGAAGCTTCCCCACAGCAAGGAATGCCGGTAAGCTTTCGGTTTAGTACTACCATCGATCCCTCTGTACATACTCTACTCAGTAACGGAAAACCATGTCGTCCATTTAATATCCGGGAGCTCGTCATCCGGTCAACGGCAACATTGGCATGTCTACTAGTCATATGTATGTGTGTGGGCGGACACGTACAAGTGTCACGTTCTGTTGGTCATGTCTGAGTACTACTCTACCCCACACAACTTTTTACGATCTTCAGTTAATTTGTGGTAAAATGCGGGTGGAATTCAGTTGAATGACGGTACTGATGGCATGACCTGTCATGTATGCGTACGCAGATTCCTCGACCATGCGGCCATCGTCGACCGGGCGGCAGGAGAGTCACCGGCCACGGCGAGCAAGTGGACTCTGTGCACCCGGACAGACGTGGAGGAGGTGAAGCAGGTGGTGCGCATGCTGCCCATCTGGGCCACCACAATCATGTTCTGGACCATCCACGCCCAGATGACAACCTTCGCCGTCGAGCAGGCCTCCGTCATGGACCGCGGCATCGGCGGCTCGGGGTTCCTCATCCCCGCGGGCTCCCTCACCGTCTTCCTCATCGGCTCCATCCTCCTCACCGTGCCCCTCTACGACCGCCTCGTGGCTCCCGTGGCGCGCCGCATCACTGGCAACCCACACGGCCTCTCCCCGCTCCAGCGTGTCTTCCTCGGCCTCTTCCTGTCCATCGCCGGCATGGCCGTGGCCGCGCTCGTCGAGCGCCACCGCCTCACCTCGTCCAGCCACGGCGCCACGCTCACCGTGTTCCTGCTCATGCCGCAgttcctcctcgtcggcgcgggcgaggcgTTCACCTACATGGGGCAGCTCgacttcttcctccgggagtGCCCCAAGGGGATGAAGACCATGAGCACGGGGCTGTTCCTTAGCACCTGCGCGCtcggcttcttcctcagcACGCTTACCGTCACCATCGTGCACAAGATCACCGGCCACGGGCCACAGGGCAGCGCCGGCTGGCTCGCCAACAACCTTGACCAGGGGAGGCTCGACTACTTCTACTGGTTGCTCGCCGTCATGAGCGCCGTCAATCTCGTCTTTTTCGTAGTTGCGGCAAGGGGCTACGTGTACAAGGAGAAGCGCTTGGCCGATGCCGGAATCGAGCTAGCCGACGAGGAGGCCATAATGGTCGGGCACTGATCGGTTGCGTGCTTGTATAACTCCAGCGATCCagcccccttttttttttcttttcgtttaCTCGTGTGTGTTTTGACTCGTTTTCGAGTGCGCTCGATGCCTTATTTTGGCAAGGTATAAGTAATCCCTCCATACCGTACATGGAGATTGTGTGTACGGGAGGGGAAGTAAATATTTAAGAATGGAAAGATAAAGCGTAACAAGTGTCAAATGGTGACGATCTATTATTTTTAGAAATTCAGGTGGTAGCAATGTAAAGGCCCAATTAATGTGAACACATATATTTGTGGGATACCAGATGATACACCGCACATTGTTGCGGTAATTTTTAGTTAAGATACATAAGTGAAAAgagatacttcctccgtccaacaaaagatgtctcaagtttgtcaaaatttgaatgtatctagacatgactcagtgtatagatgcattcaaatttagtcaaagttgagacatcttttattggacggagggagtagtaaaatcAATACAGAAAATACCTTTTTAAGTTTACTCTCGTCTCTTTTCGAAAGACAATTTGTTTGTTCTATTGCATATCCAGCATATTGGAAGACATACCCGCCTACCATTTGTAGAAGCGCATTTGACCGGCgcatttttaaaataaatgcCACCACACTTTAAACTAATAGCTACCTTTATATTGTCCTGTAGCAGcacgcgcgcacacacacctTGCTAATATGATAGATGTGTGAAGTTGGCTTGCTGAATAGATCATGTTGAAGGTGGTAGATTTTTGTTCTAAGATGACAGTTTTGTGAATTGCTTCAATCTATTACCGTACAAGTATAAGTAATGCCAGTCGAGAGGTTAGGATctaaatttgtttttaaaatattagATGAATAACCAACGTCCATCATCATCGCGAAGTTGGGGCTTGTTATGAGACGATGTGTTGCGCAACTTGCGCTATATGAGCACTTAAACACCTATAGTTAAGTTTTTATGTGGAGATGTAATTAAGCTATTTGGACTATTTGGCAAACTCTTACTGATACAGATTATCGACATTGCCATAAATTATAGTTAGTCCGATATAATGAAATTGGACAAATACACCAAATTAGTGCTAATCACTTGTTCATCtatggaaaaagaaacattTGGTTTCGTTGCTTGTATTTGAATCAACAAAGAAGCCTTTATTTAGCCAAGGGCTCGAGGATGTTGAGTGGCCGTTCTAAAATGTTACTTcatccgattcataataagtgccGGGATTTAGTACCAAGTTGACGGATGTCTCCTTTCGGAGAAACATAGTATAATTGGAGGGTTAGCAATATACGTacgtgaaaagaaaaaagaagttgcACTTTGTATACAAGGAGGCATGCACACATGCATGACCAGCCTCAGTGGCCAACAACCATGGCCTCCTCGTCGGCAAGCTCGATGCCAGCATCGGCAAGGCGTTTATCCTTGTACACATAACCCCTTGCCGCGACCGTGAAGAAGACGAGATTGATAGCGCTCATTACAGCGAGCAGCCAGTAGAAGTAGTCCAGCCTCCCTTGGTCGATGTTGTTAGCAAGCCAGCCGCCGCTTCCCCGCGTCCCATGCCCCGTGACCTTGTGCACGATGGTGACTATAAGCGtgctgaagaagaagccgagCGCGCAGGTGCTGAGGAACAAGCCCGTGCTCATGGTCTTCATCCCCTTGGGGCACTCGCGGAGGAAGAATGCGAGCTGCCCCATGTAGGTGAAcgcctcgcccgcgccgacgaggaggaacTGCGGCATGAGCAGGAACACGGTGAGCGTGGCGCCGTGGCTGGACGAGGTGAGGCGGTGGCGCTCGACGAGCGCGGCCACGGCCATGCCGGCGATGGACAGGAAGAGGCCGAGGAAGACACGCTGGAGCGGGGAGAGGCCGTGTGGGTTGCCAGTGATGCGGCGCGCCACGGGAGCCACGAGGCGGTCGTAGAGGGGCACGGTGAGGAGGATGGAGCCGATGAGGAAGACGGTGAGGGAGCCCGCGGGGATGAGGAACCCCGAGCCGCCGATGCCGCGGTCCATGACGGAGGCCTGCTCGACGGCGAAGGTTGTCATCTGGGCGTGGATGGTCCAGAACATGATTGTGGTGGCCCAGATGGGCAGCATGCgcaccacctgttttacctcCTCCACGTCCGTTCGCGTGCAGAGTGTCCACTTgctcgccgtggccggcgACGACTCCCTGTCGACGACGGCCGCGTGGTCGAGGAATCTGCATGCATATGAACATCATCGCAAGTCATTAGCCACTGTACTGCATGTATGTCAGTTCATTATATCAGTGCACGATTACAGAATGAGTATCTGACTTGGTCCATAACGTTCTCGATTTAGCATTTACGTTGACGCGACGAGTCAAGCCCGAATACACTTTAGTTTCTCACGTCGGTCTGTCTCCCCTCACGACACACGATTAGCAGTACTCCTACATCAGTACGCCACTCagtttgaaaagaaaagagaataCAGTGCGTACGCGACTCGTGAGCACGATTTAGCACGTGACTACGTGAGACGTGAGCGTCACAGCTTCCTCTGGCTCTGGGTCTGTGAGGCGCTACTGGAACGTCTTACCTGCGCGACACCTCTGTGTCAGAACCGCAGGCCAGATCCCAAATCCAACGAGCATCGGACGCATCCAAGTCACCCAAATCGATGCTGATGCGCCGCGAATCTGGCGCCTGACACACGTACAGTACGATCGAGCTCGTGAACACCAAAGCAAGCAAGTGACTCCTTCTTCCTTGGCCTCTCAGCCGCGAGCCCATGAGCCTGTGCAAAGCTGCGTCCTGAAGGCTTACACGCGCGCTCGATCGACCGTGTCATATGGCTGTACATGCCGCCCGTGGGCACTGGGCAGGCAGGAAAACTCACAAGGAGTCACTCCTCTCCACTTGGCTACTTGTTTGTGCGAGACAAGAGCATTCGTTGGGGGACTAGATCGGTCGGGTCCATGGGTAGATCCGTAGATGGCTAGATGCGACTGATGCGTTGCATCTCTTTGTTTCAGGGAGCAGAGCTAAAGCTAGACCGGTTTCTTTTTCAAACCGCGGGCGAGCCTGAAAATGACCGGGGCCGATTGCTGTGCCACAGTGGGCAGTATCGCTCTGCTCTACACGTTGTGTCCACGTCACGGTGGGCCGGTGCCAGCTCAATCGATCGCGTGTCCAAATTAATAATTGGCCCGAACTACGCAGTGATAGCGTACTGCAGCTGGTCCacacatatatgcatggatgGAGCCGACGATGGCTAATTAAGCTATCTTCATACTTACTCCATCCGTATCCACACTAGCTGGACCATTTTAAGCATGCTGTACCACTAGCATATCTGCTCTAGCGTCTGGTAGTTCCGAAGCTTAAATACTGTACTGTTATTCTGAGTTTTCTAACTAGGCATGAATCCATTCGTGTGCGGTGACCAGCTAGCTATTGAGAGACAGAGTTGGTTTTGGCAAGTAACAAAGGATGTAATTGATCTATCTACGGGGCGATGGATGGGGATGCGGATGTTGCAGCACTGGACCATACCACACGACACAACCACCAATGATGAGCAGCCCCGGATTTATACTTACATCTCAATTTAAATTCCCTACAACCTGGCCTGCCACTACCTTGTCTCACAATACTTGTCCTGTAACTCGTCCAACAGGTCATAATTAAACGACAGCTGACTTAATTTTCAGACTAATAATCCATGTACCTCTGACGTACTAGTGTACTACTGCTAGTGAGTAGTGAGTACGAGACCAGGAAATTTTGTAGGATGAGCAGCAGGACAGAATTGAAGAACAGAAGTATTGATGCTATTGAGGTATTGATCGATAGTTGCTTACCGGCATTCCTTGCTGTGTGGCAGTTTCTGCTTGCCCTTGaggtcctcgccggcggcagcggcatcaTCGACATCATACAGCATGCCGGGGTCAGACGGCAGAGGCAGACCGCGCTTGCACCAGGCGGCGGCCGTCACGGCAGCCACCTGCGTCAGCGGGCTCCCGACGAGCTTCTTGAACCGGTACCTCCTGGTCCCCGACAAGAAGACGCCCAGCCCGGAGAGGATGCCGACGGCGCAGATGCCGTACCCCCAGCGGCGGCCCACGTTGTCCTGCACGTAGACGAGCACGGTGACGGCGAGCAGCGCGCCGATGCTGACGAAGAAGTAGAACCAGTTGAAGAAACGCATCATCTTCTtgcgctcgccgtcgtcggacTCGTCGAACTGGTCCGACCCGAACCCCGACACGCTCGACTTGAGCCCGCCGGTGCCCAGCGCCGTCATGTAGAGGCCCAGGTACAGCACGCCCAGCTGCGTCCCGTTCGCCGGCACGCACTCGCTGCTCTGCCCCGTCGCGTCCCCGCACGCCGCCGGCCTCAGCCCCGGCGCCACCGTCGAAATCGTCAGCACCATCACGCCCTATACATCGCCATGGAAGCTAGTCAGGTCAAGCTTGCTCAGTTGTCTGTAATTAAGCATGGAGAATTTAAGGAAGGTAACACACGTACGGTGGCCTGGACGGCGGAGAAGACGGCGATTGTGAGGTAGCGGCCGAGGTAGGTGTCGGCGACGAAGCCGCCGAGGAGGCAGAGCATGAAGGAGGTGCCGATGAAGTTGGTCACggtgttggcggcggcggcgctgccgagGTGCATGGTGGCCGTCATGTACGGGACAAGGTTCACCGCGATGCCCAGCGTCGTCATCCGCTCGAACAGCTCCGCGCCGCAGATCATGGCCGCGCAGCCCCACCCgcccgtggcggcgcgggaAGCTGGCCGACCCTTGTAGTCCCAGGCGTCCGTGAGGGCGGTGTCGGCGCCGGCCTGCAGCTTGCCGGCATCCGCCGTGGTCTCCGGCAGCACTGTGCCCATCTCGGTCTGTCTGGTTGCTTTGAGGTCAGCTACGTACGTCTTTCTCTGTCACTGTCAGTCGGTCTCGCTCGCCCCTGATGGCAGCTGGTGCTCGGCAGAGACGAGGAAGCTCGTGCTCGAGGCGTGGTGCTGGTGAAGTGGTCCTAAGTGCGGGAATCCTTTTATAGCGGCTGGACGCCGGTGCATCTCTGCATTGGGATTCGGGATGCATCTCACCTTAGCTTTCTTTAGTTTTTCGAGCTCGGTGATGTTAATTAGTCGGTGTCTCCTGGTTCACCGTGTTTTTTCCCATGACTATGGCATTCGTCAGCAAATTGTGCAATTATTTGCTCAAATTTCCTATTTCTAAAGTGAataataaatactccctccgttcctaaatacttgtcatggttttagtgcGAATTTGAcgtggagggagtaattaggTTTTAGTCAAACCAccacaagtatttaggaacggagagagtaattaTTTCTAATTTGACGCTAACAACCATATGATTCGATCACCGATATTCATGCAAGGACGATGTAAGCACAAATGCTGAAATAATCTTCATCGAACAATAATGATGGACACTCCCTTATTTTCTAGGAGTACTAGCATGTTGCTGGCTAGAATTTTCATCCACGAGGTTTCTAGCAAGCTATCCGTTCGGCGGGCTGATGTCTTTACAGAGTTACGGTGTTGCGTATATTAATGTTCTGTTCTGACCTGATCTCGGAATGCAGCACGCATCACGGTTTGTAATCGATCGCAAGCTGAATATACAGACAATGGCCATCTCATCgactgtttttcttcttcttctgtcaTGTCCGATAAGAGAGTGATTAGCGAAACGACAGTTTTCCGGTGTCTTTCACACCTAGATGTACGGTAAAGCGTTATTTTCATGTGTAAAGGTGAAATGATGAAAGATACTTGCATCCAGTTTCTCAGAAGCGAAAATTGATACATCTAATTTCATCCAAGATTACATTTGCTTGATAGGTCGATCACTACATGCAACAGGAGAACTTTGGCTCTGTTCGTGGCTAGGTTGTCACGCAAGCAAGTGGTAAAGCTTCCATGCTTGACGAAGTTTCTTCCTCTATATACACCCAAGGTGTCAATTCCTGATGTACAGCAGCTATATAATCAAGATAGCTAGGTCCTAGAACGTCGACGCACGTTGACATGGCGACTCCGGAAATCCATCCATTTTCTCCGTGGATTATCTGCTCGTATATGCTATTGAtttatctctctttttttgcagagtacaaaattacaaatagTCATATTTTGTGGTGAAAACGTTCAGACTTTCAGTCACGCATATATGGACCGTGCATGAAAACTTTGTCTCACTGCAGAGCTAGGGACCTGCATTGGCGTCTAGCTTAGAGAGTCATCAGAGTAGTCCGAGGGATGAgatatcatgcatgcatgtctgaTTATGTGGAAGAATGAATGCAGTACGCTGGCCAGGCTAGCTACCAGAGTCACTGCGGGAAAAACGGACCTATTTACCtccggcaaagcctttgccggaggccaaaaaaaaagccgccggcaaagaaaaaGGCACTGACGGCACGCGTTAAGGAAGACGGATGGCCACGTGAAGACAGTTTTGCCGGAGGCTATACTAAACCTTCGGCAAAGAAAatcagagaaataaaaaaacaaaaatcccaCGCCACCCGCCGCTGCACCTCGCCGGCCACTTCACCCCGCCTCTCGCCACCGCTGCTGCACCTCGCCGGCCGCTGCaccccgccgcgcgcgcccccGGCTGCATCTCGCCGTTGTTGCGCCCGCCGCTGCATCCCGctgcgccccccccccccggctgCATCACGCCGCTGCATCCCGCCGGCCGCTGTGCCCCGCTGCGCACCTCCGCCGGCTGCATCTcgccgctcgcgccgccgccggttgccCCGGCCTTGACGCCGCGCTGCTGCCGCTTGCCCCACGCCGTCGCGCGCTTGccggagggagaggaggagctccaggcCTCCAGCGCCTGGACGGAGGGACAGAGGGCGCACAGGGAGAGGACGGGCTGCTGCGCACCGGCAGAGGGCTGCGCCAACATctggagagaggagagagcagcGTGCTCTGTGCAGCTGAGAGGAGAGagcagggaggagggaggaggcgaagGGATAAGAAGAGATGAGCGGACCACAGCCTGCCACGTCATCGATCCGCGCCGCAGTCGCCCGGATCGGTGACGAGCAATTTTATTTGCTGGCGGCCAAGTCTACGGCAAAGATATTTTAgtctttgccggaggcaaGCCTCcgacaagatttttttttcttttttttggctgTACACATTCGATAACGTTTGTCCCATTATAATTTTGTGTATTGATCTGAAATTTTTATGACAAGCTTATATAGCCCTAATGTAGcaccatgccaaaaattgttaatttttgataaaattttaatattatttatattttcctattaaacggctctagaaaatgataagtaattatttttacataaaagtTGGTGGTTTTAATTCACATTAGTCATCATTAATAGTAAATGAAACCATAGTAAAATAATAAACTcaaaaagtgaaaaaaatattgcaaaACTTGGTTCGGGTCTCAAATTGGACGTTTGAGTGCTCATTTCGGGAATTTATACGAAGATTTTGCAATTCGTGAATCATGTACCATTTTGATTTTGCGTATGGACCTGTAATTTTTATCCCAAGTTTATATACCCATAAAACAACACCTTGCcaaaatttgtcttttttacaATGTAATAGTATTATTTCACTTTCCCCTATTAAACGGCTATAGAAAATGATGAGTAATTACTTTTTACACAAAATTTGatgattttaattcatattaGTAATAATTAATGAGAAATGAAACCATAGTAAAAATTTCAACTAAAAACTGAGTCAAACTAATGCAAAGATTGGTCTGGGACTCAAATTTGGAGGTTTACTCTTGAGATCGCACATTTTGTGAAGTATGTACCATTTTCCATTTATTTATTGACTTGTAATTTTTATCCTAGTGTTGTATACCTATTAGTTGGTACCATGCCAAAAAGTGTgaatttttgacaaagttttaatattgtttcatttttttccctattaaacggctctaaaaatgataaataaatatttttacgtAAAAATTTatgattttaattcatattGCTCGTCATCAATGCTAAATGAAAGTACAGTAAAAATTTCAACTCAAAAAGTGATGGTTTACATCAAATTTGAAACTAGAGAGGAAAAggatacaaaagaaaaaaatatattgaaaacatctttgccggaggccggccTCCGACAAAGAAGCTCGTCCATTTTCTCACCGTTAGGCAGCGGTCAAGTCCACATGGGCCACCTTTCTTTGCCgggggctttttttttttgccagagGCCTTTTCTATTCTTTGCCGTAGACattttctttgccggaggtGTTTTCGTTTTTGCCGTCGGCAAAGCTTTTTTTGCCGGAGGCCCCAAaaaaagcctccggcaaaggcttCGGCAAACTGGGATTTTCGTGGAGTACATAGAAAAGGAATTACTCCAAAAAATAGATGTCCAAGTAATTAATGATGCACAAGTTCTCGAGTTGTTTATGTCCAAACTCACCTCGCTGACAACTTCGAGAGTGCCATTTTCGACTTACCTGAGAGACTGACCGTTTGTTTACACCTTCGAGTTTCTCTCACCATCAGGACCGGTTTGCACACATTTTCGAGCAGTTCGGGTCTTCCGATCGATTTCGCCACATATTATAGCAGCTGCCAGCTGCAACTAGCAAATTAATTAGACGTACTCTCACACTTAATGTACGACAGTTACGGTTGGTGCGGCTGATCAGTCTGGTAAAAAAATCGATTCTTTACGGTTAGTATTTATTTGAGTACTTAGTATGCGTGTTCTAATCAGAccgtcttttcttttttctgcacTAAAACTATATTTACACAATCTGATATAACGGTTGCTCTCGTATACTTATATGGAGTGTGATCTAGCACAGCAGCAATATTGTCATCGTTCCGAATATTCTACGAGTAACATAAGCTCTAATTAGTGCTCCATGCCATATCGCTTGGCAGCTTAATTTTAAGCGAGACAATATCACAATATACAGGCCACAAACCCCTCGTGACGGTTAGGTCACGGCCTAACTAAATTGGCAATTTTGTATTGCTTATTTCATCAGCTAAATTTGACTTGATCTACTAGCTGCGATCATCATAAGACGTGATGTGTGTTCATGTGTTTCATTACTCGTCCCATCTAGGGTTTAATTAGCTAAGTATACTAATTTCCTTATTATCTTCGTCCTTCCGAGATTGGAAAGGCTAACACAGGTAGCCGCTCGTGGGCAAACCATTTCTCAGTGATGCATGCCtgtgtttttgtttgtagGCAGCAGCGGAATCAGCTGCACCAGCTAGTCAATAAGACAACATGAACTCTGGCTAGTACTTGTACAACTTATTTATGTTCTTCTCTGCAATAGTGtattatttcttcttttcggAAAAGGAAACagccccggcctctgcacTCTGCAATAATGTGTAATGTAGCCAGCGATCGAaccctttttcctttctcaaAAGTGCTCCGGAGAAAGAGACACGTACTTGTACATCGACGTGTACAGAGCAGAGGAGCTGCGTTTATCTGCGTACAACcgagaaggaagagaaaaaacgAAGAAGGAAAAACCGTACTCCTTCTCTGCGTACAATCTGAGTACATGGCAGCTGAGCAACGAGCATTTTCCATCCACGGCGTCCAACAATGAAGACATCTACTGCAAGCTAGGTAGCTGCTAGCTCGCCCGTCCCATTCCTGGGTATGAGGTCACACATACAACTTGCCGAATATGAACTGCTAGATCGGCCAATGGATTCAGGAAAAGTTTCCGACAAAAGCTAGCTGCGACTGCTACTCTGAATATCCCGCGCGATTACGAGGTGCGTGTAAACTTAGAGTTCCACGCCTCCTCACACGAAACCGATTTAAAAAGGTTGGAACTGGAGATAGGTTATCGCGCATGCAACTGGGCCAATAATTGAGCCAGAAAATTGGGCTGAGGTCCAGCCTCTCGTTTTCTAGCCAGATAGTCTTCCTGGTAATAGTCCGAACAACTGTTAATTGCTTCGGGCAACCTCCATATTTGTTAGGTAATTCAGACTGTTTGCGTGCATAGCCAAAAAGAAATAATCCACGC includes:
- the LOC100841051 gene encoding protein NRT1/ PTR FAMILY 6.3: MASVLPEIAADAGKGTGILTDAWDSKGRPAARASTGGWGCAAMICGAELFERMTTLGIAVNLVPYMTSTMHLGSAAAANTVTNFIGTSFMLCLLGGFVADTYLGRYLTIAVFSAVQATGVMVLTISTVAPGLRPAACGDATGQSSECVPANGTQLGVLYLGLYMTALGTGGLKSSVSGFGSDQFDESDDVERKKMMRFFNWFYFFVSIGALLAVTVLVYVQDNVGRRWGYGICAVGILAGLGVFLSGTRRYRFKKLVGSPLTQVAAVTAAAWWKRTLPLPSDPGMLYDVDDAAAAGEDLKGKQKLPHSKECRFLDHAAIVDRAAGESPATASKWTLCTRTDVEEVKQVVRMLPIWATTIMFWTIHAQMTTFAVEQASVMDRGIGGSGFLIPAGSLTVFLIGSILLTVPLYDRLVAPVARRITGNPHGLSPLQRVFLGLFLSIAGMAVAALVERHRLTSSSHGATLTVFLLMPQFLLVGAGEAFTYMGQLDFFLRECPKGMKTMSTGLFLSTCALGFFLSTLTVTIVHKITGHGPQGSAGWLANNLDQGRLDYFYWLLAVMSAVNLVFFVVAARGYVYKEKRLADAGIELADEEAIMVGH
- the LOC100824402 gene encoding protein NRT1/ PTR FAMILY 6.3, encoding MGTVLPETTADAGKLQAGADTALTDAWDYKGRPASRAATGGWGCAAMICGAELFERMTTLGIAVNLVPYMTATMHLGSAAAANTVTNFIGTSFMLCLLGGFVADTYLGRYLTIAVFSAVQATGVMVLTISTVAPGLRPAACGDATGQSSECVPANGTQLGVLYLGLYMTALGTGGLKSSVSGFGSDQFDESDDGERKKMMRFFNWFYFFVSIGALLAVTVLVYVQDNVGRRWGYGICAVGILSGLGVFLSGTRRYRFKKLVGSPLTQVAAVTAAAWCKRGLPLPSDPGMLYDVDDAAAAGEDLKGKQKLPHSKECRFLDHAAVVDRESSPATASKWTLCTRTDVEEVKQVVRMLPIWATTIMFWTIHAQMTTFAVEQASVMDRGIGGSGFLIPAGSLTVFLIGSILLTVPLYDRLVAPVARRITGNPHGLSPLQRVFLGLFLSIAGMAVAALVERHRLTSSSHGATLTVFLLMPQFLLVGAGEAFTYMGQLAFFLRECPKGMKTMSTGLFLSTCALGFFFSTLIVTIVHKVTGHGTRGSGGWLANNIDQGRLDYFYWLLAVMSAINLVFFTVAARGYVYKDKRLADAGIELADEEAMVVGH